The following proteins come from a genomic window of Candidatus Zixiibacteriota bacterium:
- a CDS encoding tetratricopeptide repeat protein, whose translation MVKGEYSRASGYFDRAISPDKDFKTSYLAGIAYVADRQYTKAITVLERITRECPLTNSNILWAIKAHYYLGLAYEGVGRKSDAAAQYQYVVDLWKDADPQIDCLKDARKRLLELKSY comes from the coding sequence TTGGTCAAAGGAGAATATTCCAGGGCCTCCGGATATTTCGATAGAGCCATAAGTCCTGACAAGGATTTCAAGACATCCTATCTTGCCGGTATTGCCTATGTAGCCGACCGTCAGTACACCAAAGCTATAACGGTTCTGGAGCGAATAACCAGAGAATGCCCGCTGACAAATTCCAATATCTTATGGGCGATCAAAGCTCATTACTATCTTGGCCTAGCCTATGAAGGAGTGGGGAGAAAGAGCGATGCGGCGGCCCAATACCAATATGTCGTCGATCTCTGGAAAGATGCCGATCCGCAAATCGATTGTCTGAAAGATGCCCGGAAGCGGCTTCTCGAGCTAAAGTCATATTAG
- a CDS encoding SagB/ThcOx family dehydrogenase, whose translation MVRIIMILLPILLLGVAVVAQDLKPIELPKPDTTGGKPLMQVLKNRHSSREFSADTLSLPVLSNLLWAACGINRPEEGKRTAPSAVNWQEVDVYVATAHGLYQYEPKQHILQPILAEDIREKTGSQPFVKEVPVNLIYVADYAKITRASDSSKDFYSAADAAFISENVYLFCASEGLATVVRGSVDRTSLAEIMKLRPEQKVILAQSVGYPKK comes from the coding sequence ATGGTTCGTATTATCATGATTTTGCTGCCTATTCTGCTTCTGGGAGTCGCCGTGGTTGCCCAGGATCTTAAACCGATCGAATTGCCCAAACCGGATACAACCGGCGGCAAACCCCTGATGCAGGTGCTTAAAAATCGCCACAGTTCCCGCGAATTCAGTGCCGATACTCTATCACTTCCGGTTCTTTCCAATCTGCTCTGGGCCGCCTGCGGCATAAATCGCCCTGAAGAGGGGAAACGCACTGCTCCCTCAGCCGTGAATTGGCAGGAAGTCGATGTTTATGTCGCCACCGCCCACGGCCTTTATCAGTATGAGCCCAAGCAGCATATTTTGCAGCCAATCCTGGCGGAGGATATTCGCGAGAAAACCGGAAGTCAGCCTTTCGTTAAAGAAGTTCCGGTCAATCTCATCTATGTGGCCGATTATGCGAAAATTACGCGCGCTTCGGACAGTTCCAAGGATTTCTATTCGGCCGCCGACGCCGCCTTTATCAGCGAGAATGTCTATTTGTTCTGTGCTTCCGAGGGGTTGGCGACCGTTGTTCGCGGTTCGGTGGACCGTACCTCACTGGCGGAAATCATGAAACTCCGGCCCGAGCAGAAAGTCATTCTGGCGCAGTCGGTCGGATATCCGAAAAAGTAG
- a CDS encoding T9SS type A sorting domain-containing protein, protein MHFLRVLNAIEPVIVTLTLLSSTAKADHVALDSSHIIFHYHGADTTSRLGAYLLGVGDINNDSYNDIAVTSFSPQVTYIFLGGNPPDTVPGYSLRGHIRVARLLQYSSDSTTGLLTYGGGIIYLYPRLADSLMAQPSDSIMAPPGLSSYGYSFVADYVDGDSIADLLVTGEDPSQGPEVFYYLNPFASNGNPDWTYSVNHFSHIIRWAGFIDFNGDGWKDIFLAFEPYLDTIGFVGVFLGPNFGLTPDVRLGRPIELDSLWPAGFPNGAFDVGDINGDGLEDLGIMDAGVPLIYLCGQDADTIFDYVLDGKCSNMARAGDINGDNYDDLIIGGSDSYNGRVIVYLGGPGFDSKRDGQISRNDLPPLFLDLIGWRVASAGDFNGDGYDDILFACQNFAYGEPGDVFVAAGGSDIVVDVNESAEINETVRSCLQQNYPNPFNPATTIKFELSDRESISIDIFDSSGRKVKSLIDRISFPRGKHSIKWDGKLQSGRQAASGIYFYVLKGDNFQTSRKMLLIK, encoded by the coding sequence GTGCATTTCCTTAGAGTGCTTAACGCCATTGAGCCGGTAATCGTCACTCTCACGTTGCTATCCAGTACGGCTAAAGCGGACCATGTAGCGCTTGATTCCTCTCATATTATTTTTCATTATCACGGTGCAGACACCACCTCACGACTTGGAGCTTACCTACTGGGGGTGGGAGACATTAATAATGACTCCTATAATGATATTGCTGTTACTTCATTTTCTCCTCAGGTTACATATATATTTTTGGGCGGGAATCCCCCTGACACGGTGCCCGGTTATTCGCTTAGAGGTCATATTAGAGTCGCACGGCTACTGCAATATTCATCGGATAGCACGACGGGGCTTTTAACTTATGGCGGCGGCATCATATATTTATATCCGCGTTTGGCGGATTCATTAATGGCTCAACCGTCAGACTCGATTATGGCCCCACCTGGGCTCTCAAGCTATGGTTATAGTTTTGTAGCCGATTATGTTGATGGCGACAGTATTGCAGATCTGTTAGTTACTGGCGAAGACCCCTCGCAGGGTCCTGAGGTATTCTATTACTTGAATCCTTTTGCATCTAATGGCAATCCTGATTGGACCTACTCAGTTAATCACTTTTCGCATATAATTCGGTGGGCTGGATTTATTGACTTCAATGGGGATGGATGGAAAGATATATTCCTGGCATTTGAGCCGTACTTAGATACTATTGGTTTTGTGGGGGTATTTCTTGGCCCGAATTTCGGATTAACTCCGGATGTTCGCCTTGGTCGTCCGATAGAATTGGATTCTTTGTGGCCGGCAGGCTTTCCCAACGGGGCGTTTGATGTCGGCGATATCAATGGTGACGGCTTGGAAGACTTGGGAATTATGGATGCCGGCGTCCCGCTGATATATCTCTGTGGCCAAGATGCTGATACGATATTCGATTATGTTCTTGACGGGAAGTGCAGCAATATGGCGCGCGCTGGAGACATAAATGGCGACAATTATGATGATTTAATCATCGGCGGAAGCGACTCCTATAATGGAAGAGTTATCGTTTATCTGGGAGGACCAGGATTCGATTCCAAGAGAGACGGGCAGATTTCTCGTAATGACTTACCTCCGCTGTTTCTGGATCTAATAGGCTGGCGTGTCGCCTCGGCAGGCGATTTTAATGGAGACGGTTATGATGATATTCTTTTTGCCTGTCAGAATTTCGCATATGGTGAGCCTGGGGATGTTTTTGTTGCTGCGGGAGGAAGTGATATAGTGGTCGATGTCAATGAATCTGCGGAAATAAATGAAACCGTCAGAAGCTGCCTGCAACAAAATTATCCCAATCCCTTTAATCCGGCTACTACAATTAAATTTGAGCTCTCAGATAGAGAGAGCATATCCATTGATATATTTGACAGCTCGGGTCGCAAGGTTAAATCGCTAATAGATAGAATTTCCTTTCCCCGTGGGAAGCATTCGATAAAATGGGATGGAAAACTGCAAAGTGGAAGACAGGCGGCTTCTGGAATATACTTCTATGTATTAAAAGGCGATAATTTTCAAACCTCTCGAAAGATGCTTCTTATAAAATGA
- a CDS encoding RNA-binding protein yields the protein MNIYVGNLSSDVAEEDLRQAFESFGQVSTVNIIKDKFSGEPRGFGFVEMNSKEEAMAAITGLNGKELNGKTLNVNEARARTEGGGGSRGGFGGGGGGGRGRGFGGGGGGNRGGGYSGGGRRF from the coding sequence ATGAATATCTACGTAGGCAACCTGTCCAGCGATGTCGCTGAGGAAGATCTTCGCCAGGCTTTTGAAAGCTTCGGCCAGGTTTCAACCGTCAACATTATCAAAGACAAATTCAGCGGCGAGCCGAGAGGCTTCGGCTTTGTGGAAATGAATTCCAAGGAAGAAGCCATGGCGGCCATCACCGGCCTGAACGGCAAGGAACTCAATGGCAAGACGCTGAATGTCAATGAAGCTCGTGCTCGGACCGAAGGCGGCGGCGGAAGTCGCGGCGGATTCGGCGGCGGCGGCGGCGGTGGTCGTGGTCGCGGATTCGGTGGCGGCGGCGGCGGCAACCGCGGCGGCGGATACAGCGGCGGCGGGAGACGGTTCTAG